The genome window TCGATCTGTTTTTGAAATATTCTGTTTTTTAGTTTGGAGAGCACAACAATCCAGGCAATGACAAACAAAATTGCAATCACAGCTTTGATTATTGATGCAATTAGAAAATCAATTTCGTCCCCATATCCAGATATTGAGATTTTGGAAACTGCAGTAACCAGTATGCCGCCTCCTGCCAATATGAGAAGCCACATTATTCCAATGAAGGCATACATTGGAGCGTGTCTCAAACTCTTACCCCCATGAGAAATGCCGTAATTATTGCCAAGATTCCTGAAAATATTGCAAGCTTGAAAACTGTGAACCCTATCTCTTTTTCAGTGAGTGGTCTTCCCGCTACAAGCAGTCTTACAAGTGTAATTGGTGCATCTTTTTCTTTTGTTGCGATGATCCTGTGATCTTCGGTATGGGTTGTCGGATTTTTTATTTGCCTATGCTCCACTATCTTCTTTACACTAGACAGGAACAAAAACGAGTTAATGACAGCAGGCAAAAGCGCGATTGCTGCAACTACTTCCACATGGCCTATTATAGCAATAACACCATACATCGCTCCAAGAGTTAAGGCGCCGGAATCACCAGGAAAAATCCTACTTGGGAATTTATGGTATTTGTAAAATGCTAGCGATACAAAACCCAGAGGCAAGCTAATCAGTGCAACATCGTAATTCTGCATTATTAAGAGCGCTATGGTGAGAGAGAAACTAGCAATTGTCATAAATCCGCTTGCGATTCCATTCATCACATCTATTGAATTAATGGTGTTTCCAGTGATTGGTATCATCAAGATTATGATTCCAATGTACAGTGCGGGAATCTTGACGGAGCCAAAAATCGGAAAAGTAAGATTCGGATCATAAACGCTAGTTGGATCATAAATGCCAATCAAGACAAGTGGAATTGCAGATGCTGCGAGCGCAAGAGGCTTGAACCATCCTCCCAAAACTCTTCTGTCATCAATGAACCCAACGACAAAGGCAAGAAATGTAGTTATCATAAGAGCAATTATCTTTAGGTTCCTCGTGTCAGACGGAAAGACCAAAAAAGAATAGCTTCTGAAATCAATATTGCCGCAATTATTGCAGGACCCCCAGGTCTTGGCACCATCGCACCGCCAACGCGGTTAACGTCTGGCACTGCAAGTTTACGTTTGCCAAGTTCACGTATTAGAAATGGCGTTATTGCATAAACAACAAAAAAAGCGACGATGGACACGATTAGAGCCGCAATTAGTTCTTGTTGCAATTACCTAACTTTTTTCAATTGGGATTTAATATTATCTGCAATTATCGGACCAATTTTGTCTATTTCTGCAAGTTTTTTTGTCGGAATCGTGTGCAGATCTTCGAGATTCTTGATACCGTGATCATATAGTTTTCTTGCACGAATTCGCCCAATTCCTTTGATCTGGACAAGCTCGACGAGTTCCTCTTTTATGCCGTATGTGATTCTTTTTCGCAGCGTGGCGATTTCTTCCAATAGATCTGACCGCCCAAGCAACTTTGCAATCTCATAAAGGCAGTAGACAAGCCAGTCTGCAGTCTCTACCAGCCTATGCATGTCTCCTGACTCAATGTTTAGGTTATCAGATAGATGAACCTCAGACGACTCGCTTAACCATGACTGTAGGGCAAGAAGACTTCGCGAGCAGTCGTATTCGGATATCGGCTCTATTAGTTCCGAGGAATGATTTTCAAGCAATGTGCTAAGAACTTCGTGATCCTTGTTTCTTAGCGAGAATTTTGGGAAAAACTCCTCCGAACTTGTAACTAGATGTAAAAATCCCAGTGTATGGTTTCTGTTTTCTGATGCTGTCTCTATTCCTCGCTTAAAGTAAATTGCAGTTATTGGATCAATGTACAGCATGGAGACTTTTTTGCCAAATTCTGTTGCGGCAAATCTGTCTCCTTTTTGTACTATGAGTTCTTCATTTAGCAAAAATCTTTTGGAGATATCTATTGCGAACTTGAGTGTATTTTTTCTTGTTTGCAAGCCTGCCAATGTCTTTAGGAAAAAATCAAAAACATCTTCGCTTTTTATTCCAGGGTTTGTTACTATGTGGCTAAGAATATGAGTTCGCAGTGCACGATCATCGGCAAGCTGCGACTTGATTGGCTCAGGCGTTCCATTGATGTAATAATCAATCAGATCAGACGTATTTGAATTTCCAACAATTATTGCCTCACCATACTTGTCATACTGCGGTCTGCCCGCTCTTCCGCAGAGCTGCTTGTACTCTAAAACACTGATCGGCTTGTTTGTGCCAGACTTTACATCATATCTTGCAATGTTTGATATTACAACCCTTCTTGCAGGCAGGTTCACTCCGGCTGCAAGTGTTGGAGTGGAGGCAAGCAGTTTGATTTTTCCGTTTCTGAATTCGTTTTCTATTATTTCTCTACAGTTTTGGTTTAATCCGGCATGATGAAACCCAACTCCTTTTTTTAAAAGTGCTGCAAGTGTCTTAACCAAGTCCGTCTGTTCGTTTCCATCCAGTAATGTTGCAGAAATTTTCTCAAGATCCTTTTTTTCAGAATCGGAAAGAAACTTTGAGACGGCATCTGCTCCCTTTGTTGCCAATGACGCAGAGCGTGTTCGTGTTTCTGCAAAAATAAGTGACTGTCCTCCATTTTTTATGGTGTCAAGCGATAGATCCACTGGCGGCCCTCTGATACTTGATTCAATTTCATACGATTCCCCATTGTTCCACAAAATGGTTCCGCCATCAAAGATGCCTTCAGTCAGCGGAACTGGTCTCCATTCACTTGAGACCAACTTGCATCCAAGCCACTCAGATATTTCATCAGAATTTGTTACAGTCGCGCTAAGCCCGAGAATTTGAGGCCTGTTTTCAAGCTCCTTTAGTTTTGTGAGAACTACTTCAAGGGTTGGACCTCTGTCAGTATCCCCGATAAGGTGTATTTCGTCTGCCACGATAAGCCCAATTTGATCAAGCCATTCTACCCCATGACGAATCAGTGAGTCCATTTTCTCATTTGTCAACACAACAATGTCTGCATTTTCCGCATCCTTGTCAACAGAGTCAAAATCCCCGGTGGAAATTGCAGTCTTTATACTCCTGCCGAGATCCAGTTTTTCTAGTTTTTTTAGCTCTGAGAACTTCTCCGACGCAAGCGCCCTCAACGGAGTAAGGTAAATCACTCTGCCTTTGCTTTTGGACAAATAATTGATAATTCCAAGCATGGCAATCAGTGTTTTTCCGCTTGCAGTTGGTGCAGATACCAAGATACTTTTTCCCTCAAGCAGTCCTGCGTTGATTGCGTCTTCCTGAGGTGGGTATAACTTGGTGATTCCCTGCAGGCTAAGAAACTCTAGGGCAGAATCCGCCAGTGCCAAATCGGTCACTTTCATACACGGTTATAGTGACCCGGCTTGGATTCATAAATTGATGCTTCGCGGAGCATTCTTCTGATGAAGTTTTTAGCTTCTTCTTCGGTGAATTTCGTTGTTTTTGCAAGTTCCTTTACGAATAATTTTTCCTCAACTGGTGTCTTGTTGTCACCCTCAAGTGATTTTAGCACATCCATGAACAATTGCATTTTTGATACCTCGCTGTGCGGCCTTCCCTGTAATACTCCGAGATCAACTTTTCCGGTGTTGACATCAACTCCGGCATCCTCAAGCATGCTCTGAATCAGAAATATAGCCCTGTCCGCATCCTCTGCATCGACTTGGTCTTTCATCAATAGGCGTGCTCTTGCAGTGGCAAGCCTTATCAGTCCACCAAGCTGTCTTGGGGTCACGGTTATCATTTCCTCAGACTCCACATTTCTCATTTTTAGATAATACTCTAGGATTTTCTCCTCCGCATCTGGCGTGAGCAATGGGTCTGACTTTTTACAATATGCCAAATATTTTGTGAATATGTCAATGTCGATCAAGGATTTGGTTTCAGAAGAAGAGTGCCTGTGCAGTCCAATGATATGTCGCGCAATGTTTCGGTCTCGTTCTTTTGACGGAATATCACGCACAACGAAAATAAGGTCAAACCTTGTGAGAAGTGGGATTGGCAATGCTACGTTTTCGGTTATGTTTTTGAACGGATCGTATTTTCCATACATTGGATTGGCTGCTGCCAAAATTGATGTCCTTGCGTTTAGTGTTGCGACGATTCCTCCTTTCGCAATGCTTGCAGACTGCTGTTCCATTACCTCATGAAGTGCGCTTCGGTCTTCTGGCTTCATCTTGTCAAATTCGTCTATGCAGACTAGTCCTTGGTCCCCAAGTACTACTGCACCAGCTTCGAGCATCATGATTCCAGTCTTGTCTCTAACTACGGCCGCAGTCAATCCTGCCGCTGTGGAGCCTCTACCTGATGTGTATAATCCCCTCGGAGCAATCCTTGCACAAAACTTTAGCATCTCACTCTTTGCAGTACCTGGATCTCCAACCAAGAACACGTTGATGTCTCCTCTGACTTTGGTTCCGTCTTGGAGCACTCTTTGAGTTGATCCTACTATTAGCAGCAGAATCGCTTCTTTGATTATGGCATGGCCTTGGATGTGTGGCGCAAAGGAGCTTACCAGTCTTTCGTAAATGTCATCGCTTTTAGCAAGAGACTTGATTATTTTTTCCTCCTCTGGGGAAATTTCTTCTCTTTCTGATTTTCTAGAGTTCTTTGTTCCCCTTCCTCCCAAGAATTCGATGTTGTTTCCCTCTATTCGAAGTCGGTGCAGTCCGCTGTTGACTCGAGTTCCCGAGATTTGTTCCTGCTCGATTCTCACTATTCCAGTTAGTATGATTCTGTCCCCAGGTCGCGCGTTGTCCACCAGATCTTGCCTTATTGTAACGTCAAGGTAATGTGGGAGCTGTCCAGGTGGGAGATCCTCTGGAAGCTCCTGCAGTCTAACTATTTGAAAGTCAATGAACTTGCTGTTTTCAGGATCAATTCTTAGGTCGCGCTGCGTGCATCGGTCATGGCTGCACTTTGAAGGCGCGTATATGCTCAGGCCCCGTTCAAGCGGGACCTCGGTGATGTGTCCTTCAGGACACTTGTAAAGAACGTTTTTTGCAAGCGGTTTTACCTCAGATGATCGTACAACCATTCCCGAAACGCTTGCCATCTTGCCAATTACCTCTGCATTGATTTGCCTAAGGCTGCGTTGTATTGGATAGTTTGCTATTCTTACTCTGATATCATCATCAATTTTGTTTGCATATTCTGGAAATCTTTCTTCAAGAATGTTTTTCACGGCTCGCGCAAACGCGTATAATATTTCGTCTGGCTCGTTGTTGAATTTGATTTCAATTTCTCTTTGAGAGACCAGATCGTTGTAGTCAACTACGATATACAGCGCCTGCTTTGCCATCATCTGGTCGATTTCTTCTACATACCTAAACGAGCCCGACTTGTCCTTAAACGACGATAGGAAACTCTGTACTTGATCAATTAGTGCTGCACGGGTCTGTGTTTCCAGAGTCATTTCTCATCACGAAATATTTGATTTATGAAGTCGCTGCTGTTTTTGTGTATTACGTTGTATAGTGCTCTTTCCTCAATGGATAGTTTTTTTGCAATGTCTGCAGTCAGGGTCATGGAGTTTGCTCGCGGAACCAGTTTGCCAAGTCTTTTGCGGATTAGTGTCTTGAGTAAGCTTTGTAGTTTGTCGTATTCTTTTTCTGACTGTCTTGCCATGTACCCGGTCATTTTTATGTAAAAGTCCGGCTCTAGGTGAGATAACTCTTCGCCTTGGAAATTTTCTTTCGACAGGGACTGTGTGAGCTCTATTCCCATGTCGGATTCTTGAATTTCAGCATGGCCTTCGGACTCGAGGGTTTGTGCCACCCATCGCGGTATGTTTAGGATCTCGCCTTGTTTTCCGTCTATTGTTACGTTTGAAACATTTATCTTAAAATCATGATTAATGAGGGCCTTTACGTCCTGGGTCCCATAACCGATACTGTAAACTTGGAGCAATTCGTTAATGTTCAACAGTTATGAAAGTGAGTTCAAGGATTTAATGGATACGATCGATCAATTGTGTTTACAAGAAGCTTTGATCATTTGATCCTCAGCCGTAACTTATTAGTAAGACTAGCCGAAGAGTCAACTTAATGCCGGTTTCAAACATGATGTGGGTTGAAAAATACCGCCCCCTGAAAATAGCAGATCTTGTAAACCAAAAAGAAGTAGTCGGCAGCCTTACTTCGCTGCTCAAAAACGTCACAGAGATACCACATCTTTTGTTTTCTGGATCCGCCGGAGTTGGCAAAACCACACTAGCTGTGTGTATTGCAAGGGAGATACTTGGAGAGGGCTGGAAGGATTACACCTTGGAGCTTAACGCCTCAGACGAACGCGGAATCAACATGGTTCGAGAAAGGGTCAAAAAGTTTTCAAGGTTTGCGGGACTTGATACAGACATTCCATTTAAGATAATAATTTTAGACGAAGCAGACGAAATGACCGCTGACGCGCAGACGGCACTGCGTAGAATTATTGAGGACACCTCAAAACACTGCAGATTCATACTGATTGCAAATAACATTTCCAGGATTATCGAGCCAATTCAAAGCAGGTGCGCGGTGTTCAAGTTCACAAGAATTTCTGAAAAAGAGGTAATCGCGCACCTAAAGGAAATTGCGAAAAAGGAAAAGCTAAAGGCAGACGAAGACGGCCTAAAGGC of Candidatus Nitrosotenuis sp. DW1 contains these proteins:
- a CDS encoding minichromosome maintenance protein MCM, whose protein sequence is MTLETQTRAALIDQVQSFLSSFKDKSGSFRYVEEIDQMMAKQALYIVVDYNDLVSQREIEIKFNNEPDEILYAFARAVKNILEERFPEYANKIDDDIRVRIANYPIQRSLRQINAEVIGKMASVSGMVVRSSEVKPLAKNVLYKCPEGHITEVPLERGLSIYAPSKCSHDRCTQRDLRIDPENSKFIDFQIVRLQELPEDLPPGQLPHYLDVTIRQDLVDNARPGDRIILTGIVRIEQEQISGTRVNSGLHRLRIEGNNIEFLGGRGTKNSRKSEREEISPEEEKIIKSLAKSDDIYERLVSSFAPHIQGHAIIKEAILLLIVGSTQRVLQDGTKVRGDINVFLVGDPGTAKSEMLKFCARIAPRGLYTSGRGSTAAGLTAAVVRDKTGIMMLEAGAVVLGDQGLVCIDEFDKMKPEDRSALHEVMEQQSASIAKGGIVATLNARTSILAAANPMYGKYDPFKNITENVALPIPLLTRFDLIFVVRDIPSKERDRNIARHIIGLHRHSSSETKSLIDIDIFTKYLAYCKKSDPLLTPDAEEKILEYYLKMRNVESEEMITVTPRQLGGLIRLATARARLLMKDQVDAEDADRAIFLIQSMLEDAGVDVNTGKVDLGVLQGRPHSEVSKMQLFMDVLKSLEGDNKTPVEEKLFVKELAKTTKFTEEEAKNFIRRMLREASIYESKPGHYNRV
- a CDS encoding DNA replication complex GINS family protein → MNINELLQVYSIGYGTQDVKALINHDFKINVSNVTIDGKQGEILNIPRWVAQTLESEGHAEIQESDMGIELTQSLSKENFQGEELSHLEPDFYIKMTGYMARQSEKEYDKLQSLLKTLIRKRLGKLVPRANSMTLTADIAKKLSIEERALYNVIHKNSSDFINQIFRDEK
- a CDS encoding replication factor C small subunit is translated as MPVSNMMWVEKYRPLKIADLVNQKEVVGSLTSLLKNVTEIPHLLFSGSAGVGKTTLAVCIAREILGEGWKDYTLELNASDERGINMVRERVKKFSRFAGLDTDIPFKIIILDEADEMTADAQTALRRIIEDTSKHCRFILIANNISRIIEPIQSRCAVFKFTRISEKEVIAHLKEIAKKEKLKADEDGLKAIFDYSEGDMRHAINIMQAAASLGSITEESVKGAAGLTKTKDVDEVLKLSLAGKIVDARNKMIELIKVYGMSESDFLKYINEAIYRSKVENLVEISETIAKYDYRILSGANPEIQLSALLAELSKFGK
- a CDS encoding DEAD/DEAH box helicase, translating into MTDLALADSALEFLSLQGITKLYPPQEDAINAGLLEGKSILVSAPTASGKTLIAMLGIINYLSKSKGRVIYLTPLRALASEKFSELKKLEKLDLGRSIKTAISTGDFDSVDKDAENADIVVLTNEKMDSLIRHGVEWLDQIGLIVADEIHLIGDTDRGPTLEVVLTKLKELENRPQILGLSATVTNSDEISEWLGCKLVSSEWRPVPLTEGIFDGGTILWNNGESYEIESSIRGPPVDLSLDTIKNGGQSLIFAETRTRSASLATKGADAVSKFLSDSEKKDLEKISATLLDGNEQTDLVKTLAALLKKGVGFHHAGLNQNCREIIENEFRNGKIKLLASTPTLAAGVNLPARRVVISNIARYDVKSGTNKPISVLEYKQLCGRAGRPQYDKYGEAIIVGNSNTSDLIDYYINGTPEPIKSQLADDRALRTHILSHIVTNPGIKSEDVFDFFLKTLAGLQTRKNTLKFAIDISKRFLLNEELIVQKGDRFAATEFGKKVSMLYIDPITAIYFKRGIETASENRNHTLGFLHLVTSSEEFFPKFSLRNKDHEVLSTLLENHSSELIEPISEYDCSRSLLALQSWLSESSEVHLSDNLNIESGDMHRLVETADWLVYCLYEIAKLLGRSDLLEEIATLRKRITYGIKEELVELVQIKGIGRIRARKLYDHGIKNLEDLHTIPTKKLAEIDKIGPIIADNIKSQLKKVR